Proteins encoded in a region of the Chryseobacterium piperi genome:
- the cysD gene encoding sulfate adenylyltransferase subunit CysD has protein sequence MSVYHLNYLDQLESESIYILREVAGQFERPALLFSGGKDSIVLAHLASKAFRHGRIPFTFVHVDTGHNFQEVLGFRDQLVQQLEVDLVVRKVEDTIAKRKLTEPKGKFPSRNWLQTYTLLDTIEEFEFDACIGGARRDEEKARAKERIFSVRDEFGQWDPKLQRPELWNIFNGKIQKGENVRVFPISNWTELDIWNYIRKEKIALPSIYFSHDREVVDLNGQWIANSQHASLEANDVVAIKKIRYRTVGDMTCTVAVESEAATIDGVIEEILATRISERGETRIDDRVTEAAMEDRKKGGYF, from the coding sequence ATGTCAGTATATCACTTAAATTATCTGGATCAGTTAGAATCCGAATCAATCTACATATTAAGAGAAGTAGCGGGGCAGTTTGAACGGCCTGCACTTTTATTCAGCGGTGGAAAAGACAGCATTGTGTTGGCACACCTTGCTTCTAAAGCATTTCGCCATGGACGGATTCCTTTTACTTTTGTTCATGTAGATACCGGACACAATTTTCAGGAAGTTCTGGGCTTCAGAGATCAGCTTGTACAGCAGCTGGAAGTAGATTTAGTCGTACGCAAAGTAGAAGATACGATCGCAAAAAGAAAACTCACGGAACCAAAAGGTAAATTTCCCAGCCGAAACTGGTTGCAGACCTATACCTTATTAGATACTATTGAAGAATTTGAATTCGATGCCTGTATCGGAGGTGCACGTAGGGATGAGGAAAAGGCCCGCGCAAAAGAAAGAATATTTTCTGTAAGAGACGAGTTCGGACAATGGGATCCAAAATTACAACGCCCGGAATTATGGAATATTTTCAATGGAAAGATTCAGAAAGGGGAGAATGTCAGAGTATTTCCGATAAGCAACTGGACCGAACTTGATATCTGGAACTATATCCGCAAGGAAAAGATCGCATTACCTTCCATATACTTCTCTCATGACCGCGAAGTAGTAGACCTGAACGGGCAATGGATTGCCAATTCTCAACATGCTTCCCTGGAAGCCAACGATGTAGTAGCCATAAAAAAAATACGTTACCGTACAGTAGGAGATATGACCTGTACCGTAGCCGTAGAGTCTGAAGCAGCTACCATAGATGGTGTTATCGAAGAAATTCTTGCTACCAGAATTTCTGAACGTGGAGAAACCAGAATCGATGACAGGGTAACGGAAGCAGCAATGGAAGACCGAAAAAAAGGAGGCTATTTTTAA
- a CDS encoding phosphoadenylyl-sulfate reductase has product MENRLKIEFDKLLKKTSETSVQADFLQILTDAFPNKLIFSTSFSYEDQVITHLIKDLDIDIFTLDTGRLFEQTYETWTATRAFFKKNIKAYYPDTEEIKNFVSENGPDSFYQSVEQRKACCTIRKVHPLKKALQGYKVWITGLRSEHSANRQNMPQLEWDEDNQIIKFHPLLHWTSEQVTDYVKAYHLPYNHLHKKGFVSIGCEPCTRAIKEGEDFRAGRWWWEDANKKECGLHIHQ; this is encoded by the coding sequence ATGGAAAATAGACTCAAAATAGAATTCGATAAATTACTGAAAAAAACTTCTGAAACGTCTGTTCAAGCCGATTTTTTACAGATACTAACAGATGCGTTTCCAAATAAACTTATCTTTTCTACCAGCTTTAGTTATGAAGATCAGGTGATCACTCATCTGATTAAAGACCTGGATATCGATATTTTTACGCTTGATACAGGAAGACTTTTTGAGCAGACTTATGAAACATGGACTGCCACAAGAGCTTTCTTTAAAAAGAATATCAAAGCATATTATCCTGATACGGAAGAAATAAAAAACTTTGTCTCTGAAAACGGACCTGATTCTTTTTATCAGTCGGTGGAGCAGAGAAAAGCATGTTGCACAATCCGCAAAGTGCATCCCCTGAAAAAAGCATTGCAGGGATATAAGGTATGGATCACCGGCCTGAGATCGGAACACTCTGCCAACAGGCAAAATATGCCCCAACTAGAGTGGGATGAAGATAATCAGATCATCAAATTTCATCCATTGCTTCACTGGACTTCGGAACAGGTGACAGATTATGTCAAAGCCTACCATTTACCTTATAATCATCTGCATAAAAAAGGATTTGTGAGTATTGGATGTGAACCCTGTACAAGAGCAATAAAAGAAGGCGAAGATTTCAGAGCAGGCCGCTGGTGGTGGGAAGACGCTAATAAAAAAGAATGCGGTTTACATATTCATCAATAA
- a CDS encoding NADPH-dependent assimilatory sulfite reductase hemoprotein subunit has product MSNNKDNLSPVERIKTGSNGLRGTLKESLSDDFTGSIREDDQTLIKFHGMYQQDDRDRREERVNKKLEWLYSYMIRLRLPGGFLTAEQWAGLNEIAEDHSTGTIKITTRQTIQLHGILKSHLRPTIQSFNLKHLDSIAACGDVNRNVTCTANPSESPLHQQTYELAGKISEMCLPKTKAYYDIWIDNESIIDRKAEEDPLYQDRYLPRKLKIGIALPPNNDVDVFINDIALIAVIEDNRIVGYNIAAGGGLGATHGNDATYARLASVLGFVDTEEKVLKAVYEIITVQRDFGNRSDRKLSRLKYTIDKLGIDGYRTEVEKRTGFAFEPAREFKFEQRKDRYGWIRNHEGKWFYTVFVEHGRVLETSDYPLKSGLLKIAETGKANFRFTCNQNLILSDIHEEDKPEVDALLKEFGISGSTEGASALRKNSVACVALNTCSLALAEAQRYLPSLVTKIEPVLERHGLLEEDITIRMTGCPNGCGRSPNAEIGFVGTAYGKYNLHIGGDRLGLRLNTKFKENIGEEEILETLDELFGIYVQEKQSEETFGDFSYRYLQSLN; this is encoded by the coding sequence ATGAGCAATAATAAAGATAACCTTTCACCGGTAGAAAGAATTAAAACCGGAAGCAACGGACTTAGGGGAACTTTAAAAGAAAGCCTTTCCGATGATTTCACAGGATCGATAAGAGAGGACGATCAAACCCTTATCAAATTTCATGGAATGTACCAGCAGGATGATAGAGACAGACGGGAGGAGCGTGTCAATAAAAAACTGGAATGGCTCTATTCTTACATGATCAGGTTGAGGCTTCCTGGAGGATTTTTAACAGCTGAACAATGGGCAGGCCTTAATGAAATTGCCGAAGACCATTCTACGGGAACCATAAAAATAACGACAAGACAAACCATTCAGCTGCATGGTATTTTAAAGTCTCATTTAAGACCAACAATTCAGAGCTTTAATCTTAAGCATCTCGATTCGATCGCGGCTTGTGGTGATGTTAACAGAAATGTGACATGTACGGCAAATCCTTCCGAATCACCATTGCATCAGCAGACGTATGAACTGGCAGGAAAAATAAGTGAAATGTGTCTGCCGAAGACCAAAGCCTATTATGATATATGGATTGATAATGAATCCATCATTGACAGAAAAGCTGAAGAAGATCCTCTCTACCAGGACCGTTACCTTCCCCGAAAACTGAAAATTGGAATTGCCCTTCCACCCAATAATGATGTGGATGTATTCATCAATGATATTGCACTGATTGCCGTTATTGAAGATAACCGGATTGTAGGATATAATATTGCTGCCGGAGGTGGACTGGGAGCTACTCACGGAAATGATGCTACTTATGCACGCTTAGCTTCCGTATTAGGCTTTGTGGATACTGAAGAGAAAGTTTTAAAAGCGGTGTATGAGATTATTACGGTACAGCGTGATTTCGGTAACAGAAGTGATAGAAAACTTTCCAGATTAAAATATACGATTGATAAACTGGGAATTGATGGATACAGAACCGAAGTTGAGAAAAGAACAGGCTTTGCGTTTGAACCTGCAAGAGAATTTAAGTTTGAGCAAAGAAAAGACCGTTATGGCTGGATACGAAATCATGAAGGAAAGTGGTTTTATACCGTATTTGTAGAACACGGAAGAGTTCTGGAAACCAGTGATTATCCATTAAAATCAGGATTATTGAAAATTGCTGAAACCGGCAAAGCCAACTTCCGGTTTACCTGTAACCAAAATCTGATTCTTTCTGATATCCATGAGGAAGACAAACCTGAAGTAGACGCTCTGCTGAAAGAATTTGGAATTTCCGGATCTACTGAAGGAGCCAGTGCGCTACGAAAAAATTCAGTAGCCTGTGTAGCTCTGAACACCTGTTCGTTAGCTTTAGCGGAAGCACAACGTTATCTGCCTTCTTTAGTCACAAAAATAGAGCCCGTGTTAGAAAGACATGGTCTTTTGGAGGAAGATATTACCATCAGAATGACCGGATGTCCAAACGGCTGTGGAAGATCTCCCAATGCTGAAATAGGATTTGTGGGGACTGCTTACGGAAAATATAACCTTCATATCGGAGGAGATCGTTTAGGACTTCGCCTCAATACGAAGTTTAAAGAAAATATAGGAGAGGAGGAGATTCTTGAAACTCTGGATGAGCTTTTCGGAATTTATGTACAGGAAAAACAGTCAGAAGAAACATTTGGTGACTTTTCATACCGTTACTTGCAAAGTCTAAATTAA
- the cobA gene encoding uroporphyrinogen-III C-methyltransferase — translation MNPNNTAPMVYLIGAGPGNPDLITVKAVKAIGKADVILCDRLVSPEIVESYAPGNTEIIYVGKECSKGASTPQSHINTLMVDYVRQNKTVVRLKGGDVSIFSNILDELQTLKENHISFEIIPGITAALGAAAYAGIPLTARGYATSVRFLTYYKSEILTETYWKELAGTNDTLVFYMSKGNLMALVEKFISLDVSREKEIAIIEQATTPFQKVYTSDFDEFKKNFADKNFASPSLVIIGKVVGLHKEFSWLKNAEQEGLYFKSVVNGSLVSKTQNFFEYAV, via the coding sequence ATGAATCCAAACAACACAGCACCAATGGTTTATCTTATTGGTGCAGGACCCGGCAACCCTGATCTGATCACGGTAAAAGCAGTAAAAGCAATAGGTAAAGCAGATGTCATCTTATGTGATCGTCTGGTAAGCCCGGAGATTGTAGAATCGTATGCACCCGGCAATACGGAGATCATCTATGTAGGCAAGGAATGCAGTAAAGGAGCATCTACTCCTCAATCACACATCAATACCTTAATGGTTGATTATGTACGTCAGAATAAAACTGTCGTAAGACTTAAAGGGGGAGATGTTTCCATATTTTCTAATATTCTTGATGAGTTACAGACGTTGAAGGAAAATCATATTTCATTTGAGATTATTCCGGGGATTACTGCAGCTTTAGGAGCCGCAGCCTATGCGGGTATACCGTTGACTGCAAGAGGCTACGCTACATCAGTCCGGTTTCTGACCTATTACAAATCTGAAATTCTTACGGAAACCTATTGGAAGGAGCTGGCTGGCACTAACGATACTCTTGTGTTCTATATGTCTAAAGGAAATCTAATGGCACTTGTAGAGAAATTCATTAGTCTGGATGTTTCCCGCGAAAAGGAAATTGCCATTATTGAGCAGGCAACAACCCCTTTTCAAAAGGTATACACGTCTGATTTTGATGAATTTAAAAAGAATTTTGCAGACAAAAACTTTGCTTCTCCATCACTGGTAATCATAGGCAAAGTAGTTGGTCTTCATAAAGAATTTTCGTGGCTGAAAAATGCAGAGCAGGAAGGTCTGTATTTTAAATCGGTTGTGAATGGAAGCTTAGTATCAAAAACTCAAAACTTTTTCGAATATGCTGTCTGA
- a CDS encoding diflavin oxidoreductase, producing MLSEAKFNILKQISGDFSRDETIWASGYLAGLAGAPLTTAQPPQQENHVSQTTTRKITLAYGTETGNSKKLATTLAGIIKKKGIQVKLADLSQYKPKDLNKEEFFFVIISTQGEGDPPLLTRKFYDYIHENEINLSNLKFGVLALGDSSYPLFCKTGEDVDFRFEVLGAQRIIPLKKCDIDYEEEAGRWIEHIVETINKTSASTVKNTSTGHVSAGRKKYNGRVSAIINLNDITSEKETYHIEIETDEPISYHPGAALGIIPFNSRSVVDEIITLTGIDPEKRIETSKVTATADELLIKYLNISYLLKTTVAQYAQITGHTIPSDIRLSLLNLLQIYPVKNADEFEQVISILTGQAPRLYSISSSLEAHGDTEVHITVSRSEFFVDDQKQNGLCSGFLSEFREGENFEFYIQEAGHFRLPQEDKDIIMIGPGTGIAPFRSFLWERDAKGAEGRNWLFFGDRNFISDFLYQSEILDFLKTGTLARLDMAFSRDSSEKIYVQHKLEQKAQEVFQWLEGGASVYVCGTKDPMSRDVEKTLLSIIREQGNRSKEEALSYLEEMELNGRYAKDVY from the coding sequence ATGCTGTCTGAAGCCAAATTTAATATCCTTAAACAAATATCCGGTGATTTTTCAAGAGACGAAACCATCTGGGCCAGCGGTTATCTGGCAGGTCTTGCCGGAGCTCCTCTGACGACGGCTCAGCCACCTCAGCAGGAAAATCACGTCAGCCAGACGACTACCAGGAAAATAACCCTTGCTTATGGAACGGAAACAGGAAATAGTAAGAAGCTGGCCACAACACTGGCTGGAATTATTAAGAAAAAAGGAATCCAGGTAAAGCTGGCTGATCTCTCCCAATATAAACCTAAGGATCTGAATAAAGAGGAATTTTTCTTTGTGATTATAAGTACGCAAGGAGAGGGGGATCCTCCTCTTCTTACCAGAAAATTCTATGATTATATCCATGAAAATGAAATCAATCTCAGCAATCTTAAATTCGGGGTTCTGGCATTGGGGGACAGCAGTTATCCATTATTCTGTAAAACAGGAGAAGATGTAGATTTTCGTTTTGAAGTATTAGGCGCTCAGCGAATCATTCCTTTAAAAAAATGTGATATTGATTACGAGGAAGAGGCGGGCAGATGGATTGAACATATAGTAGAAACAATCAATAAAACCTCTGCAAGTACAGTAAAAAATACCTCAACAGGGCATGTTTCAGCAGGCAGAAAAAAATATAACGGAAGGGTTTCGGCCATCATTAATCTGAATGACATTACCTCTGAAAAAGAAACCTACCACATAGAAATAGAAACGGATGAGCCTATTTCCTATCATCCCGGCGCTGCTCTTGGAATTATTCCTTTTAATTCAAGAAGTGTAGTAGATGAGATCATCACCCTGACAGGGATTGATCCGGAAAAACGAATTGAGACATCGAAAGTGACCGCCACTGCAGATGAACTCCTGATCAAGTATTTAAATATCAGCTATCTGCTTAAAACAACCGTAGCACAATATGCTCAGATCACAGGTCATACAATTCCTTCGGACATCCGTTTGAGTCTGCTCAATCTGCTTCAGATCTATCCTGTGAAAAATGCGGATGAATTTGAACAGGTTATTAGCATCTTAACCGGTCAGGCCCCACGTCTCTATTCCATTTCTTCTTCTTTGGAAGCGCATGGTGATACAGAAGTACATATCACTGTTTCCAGATCAGAATTTTTTGTTGACGATCAGAAACAAAATGGTCTATGCAGTGGATTTCTCAGCGAATTTAGAGAAGGAGAGAATTTTGAATTTTACATCCAGGAAGCCGGACATTTCAGACTTCCTCAGGAGGATAAAGATATCATCATGATTGGTCCGGGAACGGGAATCGCTCCTTTCAGGTCATTCCTATGGGAACGGGATGCTAAAGGTGCAGAAGGAAGAAACTGGCTCTTTTTCGGGGACAGGAATTTTATATCCGACTTTTTATACCAGTCAGAAATTCTGGATTTTCTGAAAACAGGAACATTAGCCCGGCTGGATATGGCGTTTTCCAGAGATAGTTCTGAAAAAATTTATGTTCAGCATAAACTGGAGCAAAAGGCTCAGGAAGTATTTCAGTGGCTGGAAGGGGGAGCATCGGTATATGTTTGTGGTACTAAAGATCCGATGAGCCGTGACGTAGAGAAAACGCTCCTGAGTATCATCCGCGAACAGGGAAATCGCAGTAAAGAAGAAGCCCTGAGCTACCTCGAAGAAATGGAGCTTAATGGCAGATACGCCAAAGATGTGTATTAA
- a CDS encoding RrF2 family transcriptional regulator — protein MMSKRCKYALKAMVRLARNYNQGFLSTSVIAQDENIPKKFLEQILLELKRVKLVNSKQGKAGGYYLLKSPDDVTLADLYRIFEGPIALTPCVSLNFYEPCDDCVDEATCYLRKELIIVREKTRKSMIEATLTSFLK, from the coding sequence ATGATGTCCAAACGTTGCAAATATGCTTTAAAAGCAATGGTCAGATTAGCAAGAAATTACAATCAGGGTTTTCTGTCCACTTCTGTTATTGCACAAGATGAAAATATTCCTAAAAAATTTTTGGAACAGATTCTTTTGGAGCTGAAACGCGTAAAACTGGTGAACAGTAAGCAAGGGAAAGCCGGTGGTTACTATTTGCTTAAATCTCCCGATGATGTCACTCTGGCTGATCTTTACCGTATTTTTGAAGGACCTATAGCACTAACTCCGTGCGTATCCTTAAATTTCTATGAACCTTGCGACGATTGCGTGGATGAAGCGACCTGCTATCTTAGAAAAGAGCTTATTATTGTAAGGGAAAAAACCAGAAAAAGCATGATAGAGGCGACTTTAACCTCATTCCTTAAGTAG
- a CDS encoding sulfate adenylyltransferase subunit 1, with protein sequence MDILRFITAGSVDDGKSTLIGRLLYDSKSILQDQLEVLEKHSKNKNEDGVDLALLTDGLRAEREQGITIDVAYRYFSTPKRKFIIADAPGHVQYTRNMITGASNSDLMVILIDARKGVIEQTRRHSIIASLLQLKKVAVAINKMDMVEYSKEVFETIKADYAKIADSLGLKDVSYFPISALKGDNIVSVSSQTDWYEGSSLLEYLEQVTLHEELNTGSRFQVQYVIRPQTEELHDYRGYAGQILSGQFRKGDKIHILPAGLTTEIAKIEINGTEQDLAVEGQPAVIHTTHDLDISRGDLFTTEEQVPTVEKDLEVLLCWLDQKSLQPGNKYLLQQNSRLVKAVVKEVDYKINVNTLIQEKAEGEIKLNEIVKVTLRTAQPLVYDRFINNKKTGSAILVDETSNSTVAACIIQ encoded by the coding sequence ATGGATATTTTAAGATTTATAACAGCAGGAAGCGTAGATGATGGTAAAAGTACTCTTATCGGACGACTGCTATACGATAGCAAAAGTATTTTACAGGATCAGCTGGAAGTACTCGAAAAGCATTCTAAAAACAAAAATGAAGACGGTGTCGATCTGGCACTTTTAACAGATGGTTTAAGGGCTGAAAGAGAACAGGGAATTACCATTGATGTGGCTTACCGGTATTTTTCAACACCCAAAAGAAAATTCATTATTGCTGATGCACCCGGCCATGTACAGTATACCCGTAACATGATTACCGGTGCTTCCAATTCCGACCTGATGGTCATTCTTATCGATGCCCGTAAAGGAGTCATCGAGCAGACGAGACGACATTCTATTATAGCATCTTTACTACAGCTCAAAAAAGTTGCTGTAGCTATCAATAAAATGGATATGGTAGAGTATTCAAAAGAGGTTTTTGAAACCATAAAAGCGGATTACGCAAAGATTGCTGATAGTCTCGGCCTGAAAGATGTAAGTTATTTTCCTATTTCAGCGCTTAAAGGAGATAATATTGTTTCCGTGTCATCTCAAACAGATTGGTATGAAGGAAGCTCTCTATTGGAATACCTGGAACAGGTTACCCTTCATGAAGAACTGAATACCGGCAGCCGTTTTCAGGTTCAGTATGTGATTCGCCCTCAAACAGAGGAGCTACATGATTACAGGGGATATGCCGGACAAATACTAAGCGGACAATTCAGGAAAGGAGACAAAATTCATATACTTCCGGCGGGCTTAACAACCGAAATTGCTAAAATAGAAATCAATGGAACAGAACAGGATCTGGCAGTGGAAGGACAGCCAGCAGTGATTCACACAACCCATGACCTGGATATCAGTAGAGGTGATCTTTTTACCACCGAAGAACAGGTTCCAACCGTCGAAAAAGATCTGGAAGTTCTTTTGTGCTGGCTCGATCAGAAATCATTGCAGCCAGGCAACAAATATTTACTGCAACAAAACAGCAGACTGGTAAAGGCAGTAGTAAAAGAAGTGGATTATAAGATCAATGTGAATACCCTTATACAGGAAAAAGCAGAAGGTGAAATCAAGCTTAATGAAATTGTAAAGGTCACTTTACGGACAGCACAGCCTCTGGTTTATGATAGATTTATTAATAATAAGAAAACAGGATCTGCAATTTTGGTGGATGAAACATCAAACTCCACTGTAGCAGCATGCATAATTCAATAG
- the cysK gene encoding cysteine synthase A: protein MKFQNALETIGNTPVVKINKLFSSGHEIWIKLEKSNPGGSIKDRIALAMIEDAEAKGLLNKDSTIIEPTSGNTGIGLSLVAAVKGYKLILVMPESMSIERRKIMEAYGAEFVLTPREKGMKGAIEKANELAQETPNSWIPRQFDNPANVKVHAETTAQEILNDFPDGLDYVITGVGTGGHITGIAKVLKEKYPNVKVIAVEPDLSPVLSGGSPAPHPLQGLGAGFIPSILDITLLDGVITVGKEEAYQHTLKAAKEEGLFVGISTGAALAAIAKQLPEIQAGSKILTVNYDTGERYLSIEGLF, encoded by the coding sequence ATGAAATTTCAAAATGCACTGGAAACCATCGGAAATACACCGGTCGTTAAAATTAATAAGCTTTTCAGTTCCGGTCACGAGATCTGGATTAAATTAGAAAAAAGTAATCCCGGAGGAAGCATCAAAGACAGAATTGCATTGGCAATGATCGAGGATGCAGAAGCCAAAGGGCTATTGAATAAAGACAGTACCATCATCGAACCAACCAGTGGTAATACTGGTATCGGACTATCATTAGTGGCTGCTGTAAAAGGATACAAACTTATCCTGGTTATGCCTGAGAGCATGAGTATTGAACGTCGTAAAATTATGGAAGCCTACGGAGCTGAATTTGTTCTTACTCCAAGGGAAAAAGGAATGAAGGGAGCCATAGAAAAAGCTAATGAGCTGGCACAGGAAACTCCCAATTCATGGATCCCGAGACAGTTTGATAATCCTGCCAATGTTAAAGTACACGCTGAAACTACAGCCCAGGAAATTTTAAATGATTTCCCTGATGGTTTGGATTATGTGATTACAGGTGTAGGAACCGGCGGACATATTACAGGTATCGCAAAAGTATTAAAAGAAAAATACCCTAATGTTAAAGTAATTGCTGTGGAACCTGATTTATCTCCGGTATTGAGCGGAGGAAGCCCTGCACCACATCCTTTACAAGGTCTGGGTGCCGGATTTATTCCTTCCATATTGGATATAACACTCCTGGATGGGGTGATCACGGTAGGTAAAGAAGAAGCTTATCAACATACTTTAAAAGCAGCCAAAGAAGAAGGCCTTTTTGTAGGAATTTCAACCGGGGCAGCTTTAGCTGCTATTGCAAAACAATTACCTGAAATACAGGCAGGATCTAAAATTCTGACCGTAAATTATGATACCGGTGAAAGGTATCTGTCTATTGAGGGTCTCTTCTAA
- the epsC gene encoding serine O-acetyltransferase EpsC — MKAFHYLIERIGSSRQNTAHRFFDKVKAEVFVTTLYDVLFLSQNAGNADQLEKEFSELNQILFDLIYTITGDRDLAEVQTDSFFDALPEIYDQLVLDAKSILEFDPASDSQEEILLAYPGYFATYVYRVSHQLWNQEIKILPRVISEYAHSRTGIDIHPGAVIGKSFFIDHGTGIVIGETAVIGNHVKIYQGVTLGALNVSKEKANQKRHPNIEDHVIIYSGATILGGNTTVGRDSIIGGNVWITQDVPPNSLVYNKSEIKIKDNGLLPESLTFVI, encoded by the coding sequence ATGAAAGCTTTCCATTATTTAATTGAAAGAATTGGCAGCAGCAGGCAGAATACAGCCCATAGGTTCTTTGATAAAGTAAAAGCCGAAGTTTTTGTTACTACACTGTACGACGTTCTTTTTCTGTCCCAAAATGCAGGCAATGCAGATCAACTGGAAAAGGAGTTTTCTGAACTGAATCAGATTCTCTTTGACCTGATCTATACCATTACCGGAGACAGAGACCTGGCAGAAGTACAGACTGACAGCTTTTTTGATGCTTTACCTGAAATCTATGATCAGCTGGTGCTGGATGCAAAATCTATATTAGAGTTTGATCCTGCCTCAGATTCACAGGAAGAAATACTTCTTGCATATCCCGGATATTTTGCCACTTATGTATACCGTGTCTCGCATCAGCTATGGAATCAGGAAATTAAAATATTGCCGCGTGTAATTTCAGAATATGCACACAGCAGGACAGGAATTGATATTCATCCGGGAGCAGTGATCGGCAAATCTTTTTTCATCGATCATGGAACCGGAATTGTGATTGGAGAAACGGCAGTTATCGGCAATCATGTCAAAATTTATCAGGGAGTTACCCTGGGAGCATTGAATGTCTCTAAAGAAAAGGCCAACCAAAAAAGGCATCCTAATATTGAAGATCATGTCATTATTTATTCAGGAGCTACTATTTTAGGAGGGAATACAACTGTAGGCAGAGATAGTATTATCGGAGGAAATGTATGGATCACCCAAGATGTTCCACCTAATTCTTTAGTCTATAACAAAAGTGAAATAAAAATTAAGGATAACGGATTATTACCGGAATCTTTAACCTTTGTGATATAA
- a CDS encoding IS110 family RNA-guided transposase encodes MKNVIIGIDVSKLTLDISVLIDSTFQFFTIENTVKALKKFFKEFKEHQVMIAMENTGRYNYHLYEVLPLFEFKVYVINPLHIKRSIGLVRDKNDKIDSKRIALFLEKHHIDLRIWSPCSKTLQKIKLLNTERRLRVKIRAALLTQLADQSLLKGMQDKDLLKLNKDFIALLDKQISFIEDKILYLIENDEVLKDQYHRIQTIPGVGKVLAANMLIKTNGFTEIQSAREMSCYAGVAPFEYQSGTSLKYKSKVSPLADKELKKILHLAAMSAIRFKNDLAVYYLRKVSEGKNKMSVLNAVRNKIIHRIYSLIKNKTFYQNQLEMS; translated from the coding sequence ATGAAAAATGTAATTATTGGCATTGATGTGAGCAAGCTTACTCTCGATATTAGTGTACTTATTGATTCTACCTTTCAGTTTTTTACGATAGAAAACACGGTAAAAGCATTAAAAAAGTTTTTTAAAGAATTTAAAGAACACCAAGTGATGATAGCTATGGAGAATACTGGCCGTTATAATTATCACCTTTATGAAGTTTTACCCCTTTTTGAATTTAAGGTTTATGTTATTAATCCACTTCATATAAAGAGAAGTATAGGCCTGGTAAGAGATAAGAATGACAAAATAGACAGTAAAAGAATCGCTTTATTCTTAGAAAAACACCATATTGATCTACGTATCTGGAGTCCTTGCAGTAAAACACTACAAAAAATCAAACTCTTAAATACTGAGAGAAGACTCCGTGTTAAAATAAGAGCAGCTTTACTCACCCAGTTAGCAGACCAGTCGCTTCTAAAAGGAATGCAGGATAAAGACCTTTTAAAACTCAATAAGGACTTCATTGCCTTATTAGACAAACAGATTTCATTCATTGAAGATAAAATCCTCTATCTTATTGAAAATGACGAAGTCTTGAAAGATCAATATCATCGAATTCAAACGATACCAGGTGTAGGCAAAGTTTTGGCTGCTAACATGCTTATTAAAACCAACGGCTTTACCGAGATACAATCTGCCAGAGAAATGTCCTGCTATGCTGGTGTAGCGCCATTTGAGTATCAATCTGGTACTTCATTGAAGTACAAATCAAAAGTATCCCCCCTGGCAGATAAGGAATTAAAAAAAATTCTTCATCTCGCTGCAATGAGCGCTATTCGGTTTAAAAATGATTTGGCTGTCTACTATCTAAGAAAAGTGTCAGAAGGTAAAAATAAAATGTCTGTTTTAAATGCGGTACGAAACAAAATTATACACCGAATTTATTCGTTAATTAAAAACAAAACTTTTTATCAAAATCAATTGGAAATGTCATAG